A stretch of the Candidatus Zixiibacteriota bacterium genome encodes the following:
- a CDS encoding TolC family protein: protein MRFMRAIGMTVLAALAAAPGMVSAQQVLTLDDCIDLALKNRAAVIAARGDYEIAKWDKVYAIGQFLPTVNAGYSYTDYRNWDQEAEQLVVTETDTVSWEGTLMDDSPVTLRQEIPRATERRTVPIDDDEGTNKDLSISARLSLFNVPNWFDLAAAGAAKEQARLNVLASEQDMVKSVKIAYYLYLAAVEGVAVDSEAVKRSEEQLKLIESKYELGSASRSDVLKQRVQMGNDRLTLLRSENSVVTTRAELAYVVGVDPRADVGFSTDYPRRSYEGGLDEAIQYAMEHNPALLASGKSVDAARHSVKAAWATYLPTLTGSASMSANDGTRGDTVTYDFSSKSRTFGLSLNWTIFDGFLRERQVAWAKVSLNNARAYRVDQLNSTVAQVKSFYLEIKQVQEQLTVAGETVAAAEEDMRITQEKYNLGAATILDLLDAQVSLKEAQLGLIRANFDLNLAIARLESAMGKV, encoded by the coding sequence ATGAGGTTCATGCGTGCCATTGGAATGACTGTTTTGGCCGCGCTTGCGGCCGCCCCGGGGATGGTTTCCGCGCAGCAGGTGCTAACGCTGGACGACTGCATCGACCTGGCCCTGAAAAACCGGGCCGCCGTGATCGCCGCCCGCGGCGATTATGAGATAGCCAAGTGGGACAAGGTCTACGCGATCGGCCAGTTCCTGCCTACCGTCAACGCCGGCTACTCCTATACCGACTACCGCAATTGGGACCAGGAGGCCGAGCAGTTGGTGGTGACCGAGACCGACACGGTGAGCTGGGAGGGGACGCTCATGGACGATTCTCCGGTCACCCTGAGGCAGGAGATTCCGCGCGCCACGGAACGGCGTACCGTTCCGATCGATGACGACGAGGGCACGAACAAGGACCTCTCGATTTCGGCCCGCCTCTCGCTGTTCAATGTGCCCAACTGGTTTGACCTGGCGGCGGCGGGCGCCGCCAAAGAGCAGGCCCGTCTCAACGTGCTCGCCTCCGAGCAGGACATGGTGAAATCGGTCAAGATTGCCTACTACCTCTACTTGGCCGCCGTCGAGGGGGTCGCGGTCGATTCGGAGGCGGTGAAGCGCAGCGAGGAGCAGTTGAAGCTGATCGAGTCCAAGTACGAACTCGGTTCGGCCTCGCGCTCCGACGTGCTCAAGCAGCGGGTCCAGATGGGGAACGACCGCCTCACTCTGCTCCGGTCGGAGAACTCTGTGGTCACCACGCGGGCGGAGCTGGCCTACGTCGTCGGCGTCGACCCGCGCGCCGACGTGGGATTCTCCACCGACTATCCGCGGCGCAGCTATGAAGGGGGGCTCGACGAGGCGATCCAGTATGCGATGGAGCACAACCCCGCGCTGTTGGCCTCCGGGAAATCGGTGGATGCCGCCCGTCATTCGGTGAAAGCGGCCTGGGCGACCTACCTGCCCACCCTGACCGGCTCGGCCTCGATGTCGGCGAACGACGGCACGCGCGGGGATACGGTCACCTACGATTTTTCGTCGAAGAGCCGCACTTTCGGTCTCTCGCTGAACTGGACGATTTTCGACGGGTTCCTCCGCGAGCGGCAGGTCGCCTGGGCCAAGGTGTCGCTGAACAATGCCCGCGCCTACCGGGTCGACCAGTTGAACAGCACGGTCGCCCAGGTCAAGAGTTTCTACCTTGAGATAAAGCAGGTCCAGGAGCAGCTCACCGTGGCCGGCGAAACGGTCGCCGCCGCGGAGGAGGATATGCGCATCACCCAGGAGAAATACAACCTGGGGGCGGCCACGATTCTCGACCTGCTGGACGCCCAGGTGTCCCTGAAGGAGGCTCAGTTGGGGCTCATCCGGGCGAACTTCGACCTCAATCTCGCCATCGCCCGCCTCGAAAGCGCCATGGGGAAGGTCTGA
- a CDS encoding ABC transporter ATP-binding protein gives MALIETRDLWRTYQMGAELVQALRGVSITIERGEYVAIMGPSGSGKSTLMNLIGCLDTPTRGEYYLNGKAVSVMNDDELANIRNREIGFVFQTFNLLARATALHNVELPLIYNGSPAAERRRMAEEALARVDLADRMLHKPNELSGGQRQRVAIARALVNRPSLLLADEPTGNLDSKTSIEIMRLFDQLHQQGNTIILVTHEPDIARHARRVLSIFDGQIAGDERVPEHARVSY, from the coding sequence ATGGCGCTCATTGAGACCAGGGATCTCTGGCGCACGTATCAGATGGGGGCCGAACTCGTGCAGGCGCTGCGCGGCGTCTCCATTACCATCGAACGCGGCGAGTACGTGGCCATCATGGGGCCTTCCGGTTCCGGCAAGTCGACCCTCATGAACCTCATCGGCTGTCTCGACACGCCCACCCGGGGGGAATACTACCTCAACGGGAAAGCTGTGTCGGTGATGAACGACGATGAGCTGGCGAACATCCGCAACCGGGAAATCGGTTTTGTGTTCCAGACGTTCAACCTGCTGGCCCGGGCCACGGCCCTGCACAACGTCGAGCTGCCCCTCATCTACAACGGTTCCCCGGCCGCCGAGCGCCGGCGCATGGCTGAGGAGGCGCTCGCGAGGGTCGACCTGGCCGACCGCATGCTCCACAAACCCAACGAGCTCTCGGGCGGCCAGCGCCAGCGGGTGGCGATCGCCCGCGCGCTGGTCAACCGGCCGTCGCTCTTGCTGGCCGACGAACCGACCGGCAACCTCGACAGCAAGACCTCCATCGAGATCATGCGCCTCTTCGACCAGCTCCACCAGCAGGGAAACACGATCATCCTCGTCACCCATGAACCGGACATCGCCCGGCACGCCCGGCGGGTGCTGTCGATTTTTGACGGGCAGATAGCCGGCGACGAGCGGGTGCCGGAACATGCCCGCGTGAGCTATTGA
- a CDS encoding ABC transporter permease: protein MVVLPILNLAVQALWAHKLRSGLTLLGVIIGVTSVITIVSALEGMQDAIEAEFDSLGPTTFFVQRHGIIMSHQDWLEQMKRKRLEENLVPLLDESCDLCEVISPGVWTMSEVKFGDRSVRNVPVIGTTFNRVDIVDVEVQEGRWHSREDDLYKRRVAFLGHVLYDELFNGQDPVGKDIRIGGRKYQVIGLAKASGSLFGDDNDKQVYIPFSAHRQDFDSERDGIHLAIKARSLARLDDAMDQTRMILRAARHVPFDKPDDFAILTADSILDTLNNATRLFRMGLLGVSMISIVVGGIVVMNIMMVSVTERTREIGIRKAVGAKQTYILLQFLFEALLTTVFGGIIGIVLGFFIARALVGMINMDISPSALAVILGLGISTSVGLIFGLYPAMKAARLDPIKALSYE, encoded by the coding sequence ATGGTTGTCCTCCCCATCCTAAACCTCGCCGTGCAGGCCCTCTGGGCCCACAAGCTCCGCTCCGGGCTGACGCTCCTGGGCGTGATCATCGGCGTTACCAGCGTGATCACGATTGTCTCCGCCCTCGAGGGTATGCAGGACGCCATCGAGGCCGAGTTCGACAGCCTCGGCCCGACGACCTTTTTCGTGCAGCGCCACGGCATCATCATGTCCCACCAGGACTGGCTCGAGCAAATGAAGCGCAAGCGGCTCGAAGAGAACCTCGTCCCGCTTTTGGACGAGAGCTGCGACCTGTGCGAGGTCATTTCGCCGGGGGTATGGACGATGTCTGAGGTGAAATTCGGCGACCGCAGCGTCCGCAACGTCCCCGTCATTGGCACCACCTTCAACCGCGTCGATATCGTCGACGTCGAGGTGCAGGAGGGGCGGTGGCACTCGCGGGAGGACGATCTCTACAAACGGCGGGTGGCCTTCCTCGGCCACGTGCTCTATGACGAACTCTTCAACGGCCAGGACCCGGTCGGCAAGGACATCCGTATCGGCGGACGAAAGTACCAGGTCATCGGGCTGGCCAAAGCGTCCGGGAGTCTCTTCGGCGACGACAACGACAAGCAGGTTTACATCCCGTTCAGCGCCCACCGTCAGGACTTCGACAGCGAGCGCGACGGCATCCACCTGGCGATCAAAGCGCGCAGCCTGGCGCGGCTTGACGACGCCATGGACCAGACTCGCATGATCCTGCGGGCCGCCCGCCACGTGCCCTTCGACAAGCCCGATGATTTCGCCATCCTCACGGCCGACAGCATCCTGGACACGCTCAACAACGCCACCCGCCTGTTCCGGATGGGGCTGTTGGGAGTATCGATGATTTCGATCGTCGTGGGCGGGATCGTCGTCATGAACATCATGATGGTCTCGGTGACCGAGCGGACGCGCGAGATCGGCATCCGCAAGGCGGTGGGGGCCAAGCAGACGTACATCCTCCTGCAGTTCCTGTTCGAAGCCCTGCTGACGACCGTCTTCGGCGGCATCATCGGCATCGTCCTCGGCTTCTTCATCGCCCGGGCCCTCGTCGGGATGATCAACATGGACATCTCCCCGTCGGCGCTGGCGGTCATTCTCGGCCTGGGCATTTCCACCTCGGTTGGGCTCATCTTCGGTCTGTACCCGGCGATGAAGGCCGCCCGGCTCGACCCCATCAAGGCGCTGAGCTATGAGTGA
- a CDS encoding efflux RND transporter periplasmic adaptor subunit has translation MSKKKLLIIIGVVVVVAVLVIANLTMNTSKAAKVQADVVTTREIVERVSASGRVQPQTKVNITSEVNGEIIGLYVREGDRVEAGKLLVLLDTVQVASDVQQARYALSEIKARLDGAKTTLDQAEEEFRRQEKLMEKDLTSETIYKNARYAHLNAKATYEAMLAQEQQAQSRLEKQLDYLQKCRITAPMPGVITFLDVEVGEIAAAQTAFTQGKTLMTISNLDVFEVEVEVDETEIVKVEQGQPVDIEIDAFPDTVFKGGVVEIGNTAILATTSSSGMSTNFRVKVIFMDVNKKVRPGMSATVDIETARRDNALSVPYSAVVVRSLDRDSLEHSRAGQGEGEPAAGSTSGVMAATAAESSAAGESGREAREEVRGVYVIRNGAAEFVAIQTGIADQKFIEVTSGLAEKDSVVAGPYRVLRTINPGDAVAPEAAVPMNEGE, from the coding sequence ATGTCGAAGAAGAAACTGCTGATCATCATCGGCGTCGTGGTTGTCGTCGCGGTCCTGGTGATCGCCAACCTGACCATGAACACGTCGAAAGCGGCGAAGGTGCAGGCCGACGTCGTCACGACGCGCGAGATCGTGGAACGGGTGTCGGCCTCGGGACGTGTGCAGCCGCAAACCAAGGTCAACATCACCTCCGAGGTCAATGGGGAAATTATCGGACTCTATGTGCGCGAGGGCGACCGAGTCGAGGCCGGCAAACTGCTCGTCCTGCTCGATACCGTGCAGGTGGCCAGCGATGTGCAGCAGGCCCGCTACGCGCTGAGCGAAATCAAGGCCCGCCTGGACGGGGCCAAGACCACGCTCGACCAGGCGGAGGAGGAATTCCGCCGCCAGGAAAAGCTGATGGAGAAGGATCTCACCTCCGAGACCATCTACAAGAACGCCCGCTACGCCCACCTGAATGCCAAGGCGACCTATGAGGCGATGCTGGCCCAGGAACAGCAGGCCCAGTCGCGCCTCGAAAAGCAGCTCGATTACCTCCAGAAATGCCGGATCACCGCTCCCATGCCCGGGGTAATCACCTTCCTCGATGTCGAGGTGGGGGAGATCGCGGCCGCCCAGACGGCGTTTACGCAGGGCAAGACACTCATGACCATTTCCAACCTCGACGTGTTCGAGGTGGAGGTGGAGGTCGACGAGACAGAGATAGTCAAGGTTGAACAGGGCCAGCCGGTTGATATCGAGATCGACGCCTTTCCGGACACGGTGTTCAAGGGGGGAGTCGTGGAGATCGGCAACACCGCCATTCTCGCCACCACGTCGTCCTCGGGCATGTCGACCAATTTCCGGGTCAAAGTCATTTTCATGGACGTGAACAAGAAGGTCCGGCCGGGCATGTCGGCGACCGTCGACATCGAGACGGCCCGTCGGGACAACGCCCTCTCCGTGCCTTACAGCGCAGTTGTCGTCCGCTCGCTGGACCGGGACTCGCTGGAGCACAGCCGGGCGGGTCAGGGTGAGGGGGAGCCGGCCGCCGGGTCGACCAGCGGCGTGATGGCGGCGACGGCCGCCGAATCCTCGGCCGCCGGGGAATCGGGGCGCGAGGCGCGCGAGGAGGTCCGCGGCGTCTATGTCATCCGCAACGGCGCGGCCGAATTCGTCGCCATCCAGACCGGCATCGCCGACCAGAAATTCATCGAAGTCACGTCCGGGCTGGCCGAAAAAGACTCTGTCGTGGCCGGACCGTACCGCGTGCTTCGCACCATCAATCCGGGCGATGCGGTCGCGCCGGAGGCGGCAGTCCCGATGAATGAGGGCGAATAG
- a CDS encoding anti-sigma factor produces MTRRSNRLLLLALAAAALTFYFGCSQPEDIVTPVTTSVLTLNPSKLPSLPNGMVYELWAARSGDTVSLGRFGYDQTNRVFLNESGQVRPEGGSFRVGGDVLAYDWIFMSVENAGAADTDLKAPANCLLRDRATNPRDNQVALVLPYSDSIFYSTCYFCLSTPSDRDRDTNNMDAGLWFCQYQLEQVNRDVRIGLDSVTYQQKVYPQESIGVVIYTDYTIDPENPLETLQLNYSFDTLEIIQARVTIDSVIISDPPETVMVANPYWQLGERIDTLFDNFTQGTEGFGMVDYSEFGLQYRGWVMAQAVEAQNASVGTFTPPVWYRDNLFNVFRWPEGSGLISTGAFGSVEDFDLGNPHSASTRVPPYPGEDFLVDLPHGAAGPLNLIAKGELRYYPGDVFISLEPWNYKDTTTNFPLILYTGFLPFGAKGELYPDTTSDSPIQYFVMRNLTSPDADIGMPKVIVDIDRF; encoded by the coding sequence ATGACAAGGCGCTCCAACCGGCTGTTGCTGCTGGCCTTAGCAGCCGCCGCGCTCACTTTCTACTTCGGCTGCAGCCAGCCCGAGGACATTGTAACGCCGGTGACGACCAGCGTACTCACCCTGAACCCGAGCAAACTGCCGAGCCTGCCGAACGGCATGGTCTATGAGCTGTGGGCGGCCCGGTCCGGCGACACCGTCTCTCTCGGCCGGTTCGGGTATGACCAGACCAACCGCGTTTTCCTAAACGAGAGCGGACAGGTCCGCCCCGAGGGCGGGTCCTTCCGGGTGGGCGGCGATGTTCTGGCCTACGATTGGATCTTTATGTCGGTCGAGAATGCCGGAGCCGCGGACACCGATCTTAAGGCGCCGGCCAATTGCCTGCTGCGCGATCGGGCTACCAATCCGCGCGACAACCAGGTGGCGCTCGTGCTCCCCTACAGCGACTCGATCTTTTACTCTACCTGCTACTTCTGCCTGTCCACCCCCTCCGACCGGGACCGCGACACGAACAACATGGACGCCGGCCTATGGTTCTGCCAATATCAGCTCGAGCAGGTGAACCGCGACGTGCGGATCGGGCTGGACAGCGTGACCTACCAGCAGAAGGTGTATCCGCAGGAGTCCATTGGGGTCGTCATTTACACCGACTACACGATCGACCCGGAGAACCCGCTGGAGACGCTGCAGTTGAACTACTCCTTCGACACCCTTGAGATCATTCAGGCGCGGGTCACGATCGACAGCGTGATCATCTCCGATCCGCCCGAGACGGTCATGGTCGCCAATCCCTATTGGCAGCTGGGGGAGCGCATCGACACCCTCTTCGACAACTTTACCCAGGGCACCGAGGGATTCGGGATGGTCGACTACAGCGAGTTCGGCCTGCAGTATCGGGGGTGGGTTATGGCGCAGGCTGTGGAGGCACAGAACGCGAGCGTGGGTACGTTTACGCCGCCGGTCTGGTACCGCGACAACCTGTTCAATGTCTTCCGCTGGCCCGAGGGGAGCGGTCTGATCAGCACCGGCGCTTTCGGTTCGGTCGAAGACTTCGATTTGGGAAACCCGCACTCGGCCAGTACGCGCGTCCCGCCATACCCGGGCGAGGATTTTCTGGTGGATCTCCCCCACGGCGCGGCGGGCCCGCTGAATCTCATCGCCAAAGGGGAACTGCGGTACTATCCTGGGGATGTGTTCATCTCGCTGGAGCCATGGAACTACAAGGATACTACCACCAATTTCCCGCTCATCCTCTACACCGGGTTCCTGCCGTTCGGCGCCAAGGGTGAGCTGTATCCCGACACCACCAGCGACAGCCCCATCCAGTACTTTGTCATGCGGAACCTGACCTCGCCGGACGCGGACATCGGGATGCCCAAAGTGATCGTGGATATCGACCGATTCTAG
- a CDS encoding GWxTD domain-containing protein, whose amino-acid sequence MRTFLRLTVLGLLVWVVAAAAAFGQSPLLRRAITGEAKKLIVGTGVFPSEEPGRVRLEVYYQVYNYALDFQQLGGLFRARYVTTIRVNDRKADTTAAVSREEREAVVDALAKTTSTADYRAAQVNFDLPPGDYEVLFLIENVGSSAILKRDFDLRLEPFDSRSAELSDIELAQAAGPNESDSAAGAFAKGEFIVVPSLTGSFSGDDGGRLLFYLEIHRGGDSLSEVTVVTALRHESKGMVYRDSLTTALPQRITRQLREISLDGFMPGDYRLEVSLHGRRYKQLDQRQAEFRIPWTAASVLRYDWNAALDQLELIADGNEIKPLRKIDSLADRVAALDRFWAERDPDPTTAVNEIKVVFYYRVDLANRLFSILNMEGWRTDRGRVLIRYGEPDQIDDYPLVADRYPYQEWHYYKDRRYRKFVFVDVNDDGDYRLQYPYDGLYQRPDF is encoded by the coding sequence GTGAGAACCTTCCTTCGCCTGACCGTCCTCGGACTTCTGGTGTGGGTAGTCGCCGCGGCCGCCGCTTTCGGGCAGTCCCCGCTCCTGCGCCGCGCCATCACCGGGGAAGCCAAGAAGCTGATCGTCGGCACCGGCGTCTTTCCGTCGGAGGAGCCGGGTCGGGTGCGCCTGGAGGTCTACTACCAGGTATACAACTACGCCCTCGACTTTCAGCAGTTGGGCGGGCTGTTCCGCGCCCGCTACGTGACGACGATTCGGGTCAACGACCGGAAGGCGGACACGACGGCGGCGGTGTCGCGCGAGGAGCGCGAGGCGGTTGTCGATGCGCTGGCGAAAACGACGTCGACCGCCGACTACCGCGCCGCCCAGGTCAATTTCGATCTGCCGCCCGGCGACTACGAGGTTCTCTTCCTGATCGAAAACGTCGGCTCCTCGGCCATCCTCAAGCGGGATTTCGACCTCCGCCTGGAGCCGTTCGACAGCCGCTCCGCCGAGCTCTCGGATATTGAACTGGCCCAGGCCGCCGGGCCGAACGAATCGGACTCGGCCGCCGGCGCTTTCGCCAAGGGCGAGTTCATCGTGGTCCCGTCGCTCACGGGCTCCTTTTCCGGCGACGACGGCGGCCGCCTGCTCTTTTACCTGGAAATCCACCGCGGGGGCGATTCCCTCAGCGAGGTGACCGTCGTCACCGCCCTGCGCCACGAGAGCAAGGGGATGGTGTACCGCGACAGCCTCACGACCGCGCTCCCGCAGCGCATCACCCGACAGCTCCGGGAGATCTCGCTGGACGGCTTCATGCCCGGCGATTACAGGCTGGAGGTGTCGCTGCACGGGCGACGGTACAAGCAGCTCGACCAGCGGCAGGCCGAGTTCCGCATCCCCTGGACCGCCGCGAGCGTCCTGCGCTACGACTGGAACGCCGCGCTCGACCAGTTGGAGTTGATCGCTGACGGCAACGAGATCAAGCCCCTGCGGAAGATCGACTCGCTGGCCGATCGGGTGGCCGCGCTCGACCGCTTCTGGGCAGAGCGCGACCCCGATCCCACCACCGCCGTCAACGAGATCAAGGTCGTCTTTTACTACCGCGTCGATCTCGCCAACCGCCTCTTCAGCATTCTCAACATGGAGGGCTGGCGCACCGACCGGGGGCGGGTGCTGATCCGCTACGGCGAGCCGGACCAGATCGACGACTACCCGCTCGTCGCCGACCGTTACCCCTACCAGGAGTGGCACTACTACAAGGACCGCCGGTACCGCAAATTTGTCTTTGTCGACGTGAACGATGACGGCGACTACCGCCTGCAGTATCCGTACGATGGCCTCTACCAGCGGCCGGATTTTTGA
- a CDS encoding ABC transporter permease, giving the protein MLMTFVEMRDCVLMALGSLRANKLRSGLTILGVLIGVASVIGLASLINGLNAAMEQEISGMGAAAIIEVERLPAMRDWDDLTEEERNRPELTVGEAEAIRDHCPSVDGVAPTNHYWAPGGNVVKYQNRKVPNVRYFGTWPDYMRVRERSLQQGRFLGSMDEARRAHVAVIGHDIANTLFEGRNPIGQEIRVNDERFEVIGVFEKAKSNFGNTYENNAVAIPLSTFEKIHPWEEALGLSVRAVTLDKLEQAKEEVIGALRVYRKVPFGKENNFDLLTQDAIREQVEKITDYIYIAMLVITSVGLMVGGIGVMNIMLVSVTERTREIGVRKAIGAKRSNILLQFLTEATSLSGAGGTAGIIIGVLFGVAVNSAIGFPIAISVFWIVVGFLVAVSVGMISGMYPAVKAAKLDPIEALRYE; this is encoded by the coding sequence ATGCTGATGACCTTTGTCGAAATGAGGGACTGCGTGCTCATGGCGCTCGGCTCTCTGCGCGCCAACAAACTGCGCTCCGGGCTGACCATCCTCGGGGTGCTGATCGGCGTCGCCTCGGTCATCGGCCTGGCCTCGCTCATCAACGGCCTCAACGCCGCCATGGAACAGGAGATCTCCGGCATGGGCGCGGCCGCCATCATCGAGGTCGAACGCCTCCCCGCCATGCGCGACTGGGACGACCTGACCGAGGAGGAGCGCAACCGGCCGGAGTTGACGGTCGGAGAGGCGGAGGCGATCCGCGACCACTGCCCGTCGGTCGACGGCGTGGCGCCGACCAATCACTACTGGGCCCCCGGCGGCAACGTCGTCAAATACCAGAACCGGAAAGTCCCCAACGTGCGGTATTTCGGCACCTGGCCGGACTACATGCGGGTGCGGGAGCGCTCGCTCCAGCAGGGGCGTTTCCTGGGCAGCATGGACGAGGCCCGGCGGGCCCACGTGGCCGTCATCGGCCATGACATCGCCAACACCCTCTTCGAGGGACGCAATCCGATCGGCCAGGAAATCCGGGTCAACGACGAACGGTTCGAAGTGATCGGCGTCTTCGAAAAGGCCAAGTCGAATTTCGGCAACACCTACGAAAACAACGCCGTCGCCATCCCGCTGTCCACCTTCGAAAAGATCCACCCCTGGGAGGAGGCGCTCGGGCTGTCGGTGCGCGCCGTCACCCTCGACAAGCTCGAGCAGGCCAAGGAAGAGGTCATCGGCGCCCTCCGCGTCTACCGCAAGGTCCCCTTCGGAAAAGAGAACAACTTCGACCTGCTGACCCAGGACGCCATCCGCGAGCAGGTGGAGAAGATCACCGACTACATCTACATCGCCATGCTCGTGATCACCTCGGTCGGACTGATGGTGGGGGGGATCGGGGTGATGAACATCATGCTCGTCTCGGTCACCGAACGCACCCGGGAGATCGGGGTCCGCAAGGCGATCGGCGCCAAACGGTCCAACATCCTCCTGCAGTTCCTCACCGAGGCCACCTCCCTCAGCGGCGCGGGCGGAACGGCCGGCATTATCATCGGCGTGCTCTTCGGAGTCGCCGTCAACAGCGCGATCGGCTTCCCCATCGCCATCTCCGTCTTCTGGATCGTCGTTGGCTTCCTGGTCGCTGTCTCAGTGGGGATGATTTCCGGCATGTACCCGGCAGTCAAGGCGGCCAAGCTCGACCCGATCGAGGCCCTGCGCTACGAATAA
- a CDS encoding YIP1 family protein, which yields MENVMAPAAPVEKVHHPGLGFKGLWQVFVAPSQLFAKVKEDPKVLVPYIVLGLAILGLMLLLADYILQAQMQSEQFQKSLEQRGVTREQLTGQVLTFMKLSTVAAGTLGMLLVPLLIAALAAFWGKFVFAGRASFKALLSVSLFGEVLYALGSYVTIPLVMAKKSILVSLSAAALLPNPDLTSLSYALLSKISLFHIWELIVLGIGFSIILGLPRNKGIWVAVLSMGLLAILHALSSGIGAMFA from the coding sequence ATGGAGAACGTGATGGCTCCCGCGGCGCCCGTGGAGAAAGTGCATCACCCCGGGCTGGGGTTTAAAGGGCTGTGGCAGGTCTTTGTGGCTCCCTCTCAATTGTTCGCGAAGGTCAAAGAGGATCCCAAGGTGCTTGTGCCGTACATTGTCCTCGGCCTGGCCATCCTGGGGCTGATGCTGCTGTTGGCGGACTACATCCTCCAGGCCCAGATGCAGAGCGAGCAGTTCCAGAAATCGCTCGAACAGCGCGGCGTCACCCGCGAGCAGTTGACCGGGCAGGTGCTCACGTTTATGAAGTTGTCGACGGTGGCCGCCGGCACGCTCGGGATGTTGCTGGTGCCTCTGCTCATTGCCGCGCTCGCGGCCTTCTGGGGCAAGTTCGTCTTCGCCGGTCGCGCATCGTTCAAGGCCCTCCTGTCGGTGTCGCTGTTCGGTGAGGTGCTCTATGCGCTGGGCAGTTACGTGACCATCCCGCTGGTGATGGCGAAGAAGAGCATCCTGGTGTCGCTCTCGGCGGCCGCCCTCCTGCCCAACCCCGACCTGACCTCGCTGAGCTACGCTCTGTTGTCAAAGATCAGCCTGTTTCACATCTGGGAACTGATCGTTCTGGGGATAGGTTTTTCGATCATTCTCGGCCTTCCGCGCAACAAGGGAATCTGGGTGGCGGTCTTATCGATGGGACTGCTGGCGATTCTCCATGCGCTCTCAAGCGGAATCGGAGCAATGTTCGCATAG
- a CDS encoding GWxTD domain-containing protein: MQPTRLIVLAAAALVAGAAPAQSGTGENLTVYAGFAVYPDPAYDTVALVQVPFSLAQNEFEFFRPTEVDSFLYARIFAQIDLLGNAGVAVDSASTYFSVRVSDSREAHETGIRIFNKLLLFARPGVYSARLTVIDAVSKRSGSAFLDRIVVEPPRRDAVALGGPYLAYSAAPFTDSSAVNLRLVENGLAVLPNPLGVFGTGDSTMYCVGEVYQPGKEVGHAGPSTRLTFELLDSRDSLLRVLGARPALPGGATIAFTERFDIGGWLPGVYRLRVVADDSAAARADTQVVRFAVVSPADLLVMRDQSIPGDPYRLLTTDQRTALTWYFLSPEQQRVLERLTPEGKETFLAQYWAEHDRDPATPLNEGRVDAVARFHYVNERFSLTEARDDGWRTDRGRVYLVYGAPDEVDDRVVPLTDQPGIGADNSGRPYQIWYYRGVGEGKLFVFVDARSNNEYRLVHSNVYGEVYNKYWESLLQQGFPDLDRDL; this comes from the coding sequence ATGCAACCGACCCGATTAATCGTTCTTGCAGCCGCGGCGCTCGTGGCGGGCGCCGCGCCGGCGCAGTCCGGAACGGGGGAGAACCTGACGGTCTACGCCGGCTTTGCCGTATACCCGGACCCGGCCTACGACACGGTGGCGCTGGTTCAGGTGCCGTTCTCGCTGGCCCAGAACGAATTCGAGTTTTTCCGGCCGACCGAAGTCGACAGCTTTCTCTACGCCCGTATTTTCGCTCAGATTGACCTCCTGGGAAACGCGGGCGTGGCTGTGGATTCCGCCTCTACCTATTTCTCGGTGCGCGTGAGCGACAGCCGCGAAGCCCACGAGACGGGCATCCGGATCTTCAACAAGCTCCTCCTGTTCGCCCGTCCGGGGGTGTACTCGGCCCGGCTGACGGTAATCGACGCGGTGAGCAAGCGCTCCGGGTCGGCCTTCCTGGATCGGATCGTGGTCGAGCCGCCGCGCCGGGACGCGGTCGCCTTGGGCGGTCCGTACCTGGCCTACAGCGCCGCGCCTTTCACCGACTCATCGGCGGTCAACCTCCGCCTGGTGGAGAACGGGCTCGCTGTGCTGCCCAACCCGCTCGGCGTTTTTGGAACCGGCGACAGCACCATGTACTGCGTGGGCGAGGTGTACCAGCCGGGGAAAGAGGTCGGGCATGCCGGCCCGTCCACCCGGCTCACCTTTGAACTGCTCGATTCCCGGGATTCGCTGCTGCGCGTGTTGGGGGCCCGGCCGGCGTTGCCCGGCGGCGCCACAATCGCCTTCACCGAGCGTTTCGACATCGGCGGCTGGCTGCCCGGCGTGTACCGCCTGCGGGTGGTTGCCGACGACTCCGCCGCCGCCCGCGCCGATACCCAGGTCGTGCGGTTCGCCGTGGTCTCGCCGGCCGATCTCCTCGTCATGCGCGACCAGAGCATCCCCGGCGATCCCTACCGCCTGCTCACCACCGACCAACGGACGGCGCTCACCTGGTACTTCCTCTCTCCCGAGCAGCAGAGAGTGCTCGAGCGGTTGACGCCGGAGGGGAAGGAGACTTTCCTCGCCCAGTACTGGGCGGAGCACGATCGCGACCCCGCCACCCCCCTGAACGAAGGGCGGGTCGATGCCGTGGCCCGCTTCCACTATGTCAACGAACGGTTTTCGCTGACCGAGGCGCGCGATGACGGCTGGCGTACCGACCGGGGACGGGTTTACCTGGTGTATGGAGCGCCGGATGAAGTGGATGATCGGGTGGTTCCGCTGACCGATCAGCCCGGAATCGGGGCGGACAACTCCGGCCGTCCGTACCAGATCTGGTACTACCGGGGCGTCGGGGAGGGGAAGCTGTTCGTGTTTGTGGATGCCCGGAGCAACAACGAGTACCGGCTCGTCCACTCCAACGTTTACGGCGAGGTGTACAACAAGTACTGGGAAAGCCTGCTGCAGCAGGGTTTCCCGGATCTCGACCGGGACCTGTAG